One segment of Anatilimnocola aggregata DNA contains the following:
- a CDS encoding ABC transporter permease subunit yields the protein MRPYLAIVKDSFREAFASRVLWIVLIIITLFLFAVSPLTYRQTLTTGVREDEIAWTDFIDQLRQADEGKARRGVQRIWSLLSTAGQKAVADYQPLPSSPQLKDFAQHAEYTKPIMRDLESILQKDDLYQSTAFSTANLRLEGKELLRRESELTSEERQRLNRLLFESAFGDAIDESKSTSLQLRFGWFDMLPPLPISKPLLVTTVRRLLPFLVDKGLLAIGLLVAIVVTAPAIPHTFETGSLHLLLSKPVSRSLLYVSKFIGSCAFVLLCATYLFIGLYVLLGLRWAVWEPRLLWCIPIYTFVFAVYYSVAALAGLIWRNVIVSILVAILFWALCFTVGFSKVTIEASMNKYRVRKIVPAGQDLLVIDGTNTPLAWNATEKRWNVVFLSKELRDAQPILSVVAALPPIQGPVYDPKEDRLVAVMMSINNGQQTVVTASAKDNFTFRDGPAAPQPTLAFLNEPDGQPLLFTGQGLFRPQGDLSTKKDELTVLGYKIPFTTRGPLRDAGPSPAQSWDEPFSATFGPDGTLYTFSRGKLQSYAKGDSGKYVPKESEKFEKPGQRRGWLAASKNTLLVAFRDGSLQLRDPQTLKLRTTVTPAKDERPRALASSPDGKWLAVVAESRRLFVLEDGKDDFQLARAGGQGDISAVQFAPEGKMFVVDLVDRVTVYETGTWKQTARFAPPLHLQTIFYHYLIHPIYTICPKPGEFYRTITYLLLEKAEDKGTEDGEEPREPQGDAPPRKVENPWQPVYSSLAFMLVMLALGCVYMERQEF from the coding sequence ATGAGACCGTATCTGGCCATTGTCAAAGATTCGTTTCGCGAGGCGTTCGCTTCGCGCGTCTTGTGGATCGTGTTGATCATCATCACGCTTTTCCTGTTCGCCGTCTCGCCCCTTACTTATCGGCAAACGCTGACCACTGGCGTGCGAGAAGATGAGATTGCCTGGACCGATTTCATCGACCAGTTGCGCCAGGCTGACGAAGGGAAAGCGCGGCGCGGCGTGCAACGAATCTGGTCGCTACTGAGCACTGCTGGCCAGAAAGCAGTAGCCGATTACCAGCCCTTGCCTTCGTCTCCGCAACTGAAGGATTTCGCCCAGCATGCGGAGTATACGAAGCCGATTATGCGCGATTTGGAATCGATCCTGCAGAAGGACGATCTTTATCAATCGACCGCGTTCTCGACGGCCAACTTGCGGCTGGAAGGGAAAGAACTATTGCGGCGCGAGAGCGAACTAACATCCGAAGAGCGCCAGCGGCTCAATCGCCTGTTGTTTGAATCGGCCTTTGGCGATGCCATCGACGAGAGCAAGTCGACGTCGCTGCAGTTGCGATTTGGCTGGTTCGATATGCTGCCGCCACTCCCCATCAGCAAACCGCTGTTGGTGACTACGGTTCGCCGGCTCCTTCCCTTTCTCGTCGATAAGGGGTTGCTCGCCATCGGCCTGCTCGTGGCCATCGTCGTCACCGCGCCGGCCATACCGCACACGTTCGAAACCGGTTCGCTGCATTTGCTGCTAAGCAAGCCGGTTTCGCGATCGCTCCTCTACGTAAGCAAGTTCATTGGCTCGTGCGCGTTTGTGCTGCTATGTGCGACCTACCTGTTCATTGGCCTGTATGTGCTGCTGGGGCTGCGCTGGGCCGTGTGGGAACCGCGGCTGCTGTGGTGCATTCCGATCTATACTTTTGTGTTCGCCGTTTATTACTCGGTGGCCGCGCTCGCGGGACTGATCTGGCGGAATGTGATTGTCAGCATTCTGGTGGCGATCTTGTTTTGGGCCCTCTGCTTCACTGTGGGCTTTAGCAAGGTGACGATCGAAGCGTCGATGAACAAGTATCGCGTTCGCAAGATCGTGCCAGCTGGCCAAGACCTGCTCGTGATCGATGGCACGAACACTCCACTGGCTTGGAATGCTACGGAAAAGCGCTGGAACGTTGTTTTCCTCTCGAAAGAGCTGCGCGATGCTCAGCCCATTCTGTCGGTTGTGGCCGCGCTGCCGCCCATTCAGGGCCCGGTGTACGACCCCAAGGAAGATCGCCTGGTTGCGGTAATGATGTCGATTAACAACGGCCAGCAGACCGTGGTCACCGCCAGCGCTAAAGATAACTTCACGTTTCGCGATGGCCCCGCTGCGCCGCAACCAACGCTGGCGTTTTTGAACGAGCCCGATGGCCAGCCGCTGCTCTTTACGGGGCAAGGCTTGTTCCGGCCGCAAGGCGATCTGAGCACCAAGAAGGACGAACTGACGGTGCTGGGCTATAAGATTCCCTTCACCACGCGCGGGCCGCTGCGCGATGCGGGACCATCTCCCGCGCAGAGTTGGGACGAGCCGTTTTCGGCCACCTTCGGTCCCGATGGGACGCTCTATACCTTCTCGCGCGGCAAGCTGCAGAGTTATGCCAAGGGGGATAGCGGCAAGTATGTGCCGAAGGAGTCAGAAAAATTCGAGAAGCCTGGTCAGCGGCGCGGCTGGCTCGCGGCGAGCAAGAACACGCTACTTGTCGCCTTTCGCGATGGTTCGTTGCAACTGCGCGATCCGCAAACACTGAAGCTGCGAACGACCGTCACGCCCGCAAAGGATGAACGGCCGCGAGCGCTGGCTTCGTCTCCCGATGGCAAATGGCTGGCCGTGGTTGCCGAGAGTCGCCGGCTGTTCGTGCTCGAAGATGGCAAGGACGACTTCCAACTCGCGCGGGCGGGTGGCCAGGGTGATATTTCTGCGGTGCAGTTTGCGCCCGAGGGAAAAATGTTCGTGGTCGATCTGGTCGACCGCGTTACGGTGTACGAGACGGGAACCTGGAAGCAGACCGCGCGCTTTGCGCCGCCACTTCACTTGCAAACCATTTTTTATCACTACCTCATTCACCCGATCTATACCATCTGTCCCAAGCCGGGCGAGTTCTATCGCACCATCACCTATCTGCTGCTTGAAAAGGCAGAAGATAAAGGAACCGAAGATGGCGAGGAACCGCGCGAACCACAGGGGGATGCCCCGCCGCGCAAGGTCGAGAATCCCTGGCAGCCCGTTTACAGCAGCCTCGCCTTCATGCTGGTCATGCTCGCGCTGGGCTGCGTGTATATGGAGCGGCAAGAGTTCTAG
- the tilS gene encoding tRNA lysidine(34) synthetase TilS has product MLNQLTTSWPVSEWRDVTVLVAVSGGADSVALLCGLHELRSHEHEAKGKLIVGHFNHRLRETADHDADFVKDLAADLQLPCEIGRAEEPLSATGGEGLEATARAARYEFLLRAAEKVGARYVVTAHTCDDQAETILHRVIRGTGLAGLAGIQRARPLSEAVTVIRPLLEVCRAEVVAYLSDRSQTFCLDESNEDLSFTRNRIRHALLPQVAAQYNPNVREALLRLAQLAGDAQQVIESRARELVEQAVHIKSTGEVRLDTRPLQGQPMHLVRELLIQVWKQQNWPLQQMGLDEWSNLATLVVGPGTMSNSATSSLNLPGSLRASKEAEQVTLLRLKSV; this is encoded by the coding sequence ATGCTCAACCAACTCACCACAAGCTGGCCTGTTTCTGAGTGGCGCGATGTCACCGTGCTGGTGGCGGTCTCCGGCGGGGCCGATAGCGTGGCGCTCCTCTGCGGACTGCACGAACTGCGGTCGCACGAGCACGAAGCCAAGGGGAAGTTGATCGTCGGGCACTTTAATCATCGGCTGCGCGAGACGGCCGATCACGATGCCGACTTTGTGAAGGATCTGGCGGCCGATTTGCAACTGCCGTGCGAGATCGGCCGCGCTGAAGAGCCTCTATCGGCAACCGGTGGCGAAGGTTTGGAAGCGACTGCCCGCGCAGCGCGGTATGAGTTTTTGCTCCGGGCAGCGGAAAAGGTCGGCGCGCGGTATGTGGTCACCGCGCACACGTGCGACGATCAAGCTGAGACGATCTTGCACCGCGTCATTCGGGGCACGGGACTCGCCGGGCTCGCCGGCATTCAACGGGCTCGTCCCCTTAGCGAAGCAGTCACGGTCATTCGCCCACTGCTCGAAGTCTGTCGCGCGGAAGTGGTCGCGTATCTCTCCGACCGTTCGCAAACGTTCTGCCTGGACGAGAGCAACGAAGACCTCAGCTTCACGCGCAACCGGATTCGCCACGCGCTGCTGCCGCAAGTCGCCGCGCAATACAACCCGAATGTGCGCGAAGCCTTGCTCCGCCTCGCTCAGCTGGCCGGCGATGCTCAGCAGGTGATTGAATCGCGGGCCCGCGAACTGGTCGAACAGGCGGTGCACATCAAATCAACAGGCGAAGTTCGCCTCGACACTCGCCCGCTGCAAGGTCAACCCATGCACCTGGTGCGCGAACTGCTCATTCAAGTCTGGAAGCAACAAAACTGGCCGCTGCAGCAAATGGGTCTCGACGAGTGGAGCAACCTGGCTACGCTGGTTGTTGGTCCTGGCACCATGTCGAATTCTGCCACTAGCTCGCTCAATCTTCCCGGTTCCCTCCGCGCAAGCAAAGAGGCGGAGCAAGTGACCTTGCTCCGCCTCAAGAGTGTTTAA
- a CDS encoding MFS transporter, with protein MSKSLAGDAIAPNAYRLLWAGFMAILAAGVGFAIRGGIFDNWGGEFGFTGAELGAIGAAGFTGFCFGIIIGGIVVDKVGYGWLVAAAFLFHIASAIVTFMAMAPADAASMTKEALDLAKSNANMYLTVGMFLFAIANGTLEAVANPLVATLFPNNRTHYLNILHASWPAGLILGSALGWVLDDIYKIHWKMQLALYLIPTVLYGIMFLGQSFPKSEASEKGLSIGEMFKDVGLLGGAVVCFLLALFFGDLAKAAFPPGSPIPQYIGYAIGGVLLLGIGIITKFSIGSILLFVLFITHALVGAVELGTDGWIQNITGNILSSSEGKFLFVFTSAVMFGLRFCSHFIEKKLGMSPVAILLACAVLAFIGLNLTSMASTFVMALLALTVYGVGKTFFWPTMLAVASDRFPRSGAVAISIMGGIGMMSAGLVGSKGLGYFKDRYAGEEVAKADPALFEEYKAEQASKFLVFPDAYGLDGKKLGAAKDAKPRTAEQTKVVEADIRGDRRTLVTDSAIPATMAVIYLGLLIYFKSIGGYKALKIHEDPVGIAEA; from the coding sequence ATGAGTAAGTCCCTTGCGGGCGACGCGATCGCGCCCAATGCCTACCGCCTGTTGTGGGCAGGGTTTATGGCAATCCTGGCCGCTGGCGTCGGTTTCGCGATTCGCGGCGGTATCTTCGATAACTGGGGCGGGGAATTCGGGTTCACCGGTGCCGAACTGGGTGCCATCGGCGCTGCTGGTTTCACCGGCTTTTGCTTTGGCATCATTATCGGCGGAATCGTCGTCGATAAGGTTGGCTATGGTTGGCTGGTGGCAGCTGCCTTCTTGTTCCACATTGCCTCGGCCATCGTCACGTTCATGGCCATGGCACCGGCAGACGCCGCCAGCATGACCAAAGAAGCTTTGGACCTCGCCAAGTCGAATGCCAACATGTACCTGACGGTGGGCATGTTCCTGTTCGCGATTGCCAACGGCACGCTCGAAGCGGTGGCCAACCCGCTGGTCGCGACGTTGTTCCCGAACAACCGCACCCACTACCTCAACATTCTGCACGCCAGTTGGCCGGCCGGTTTGATCCTCGGCAGCGCCCTCGGCTGGGTGCTCGACGACATCTACAAGATCCATTGGAAGATGCAGCTCGCACTGTATCTCATTCCGACCGTGCTGTACGGCATTATGTTCCTGGGGCAGTCGTTTCCCAAGTCGGAAGCTTCGGAGAAGGGCCTCAGCATCGGCGAAATGTTCAAGGACGTCGGTCTATTGGGTGGAGCGGTGGTTTGCTTCCTGCTCGCGCTGTTCTTTGGCGATCTCGCGAAAGCGGCGTTTCCCCCCGGTTCGCCAATTCCCCAATACATCGGTTATGCCATTGGCGGTGTGCTGTTGCTCGGCATCGGCATCATCACCAAGTTTTCGATCGGTTCGATTTTGCTCTTCGTGCTATTCATCACACACGCCCTGGTCGGCGCGGTGGAACTGGGCACGGACGGCTGGATTCAGAACATCACGGGCAACATCTTGTCGTCGAGCGAAGGGAAGTTCCTGTTCGTATTCACGTCGGCAGTTATGTTCGGCCTCCGCTTCTGTTCGCACTTCATCGAAAAGAAGCTCGGCATGTCGCCCGTGGCGATTCTGCTCGCCTGTGCCGTGCTGGCCTTCATCGGCCTCAACCTGACGAGCATGGCATCGACCTTTGTGATGGCACTGTTGGCGCTAACCGTGTACGGCGTCGGCAAGACCTTCTTCTGGCCGACGATGCTCGCGGTAGCCAGCGATCGCTTTCCGCGGTCAGGTGCCGTGGCCATCAGCATCATGGGTGGCATCGGCATGATGTCGGCTGGGCTTGTTGGTTCGAAGGGGCTCGGCTACTTCAAGGATCGCTATGCGGGTGAAGAAGTTGCCAAGGCCGATCCGGCGCTGTTTGAAGAGTACAAGGCCGAACAGGCCAGCAAGTTTCTCGTCTTCCCTGATGCTTACGGCCTCGACGGCAAGAAGCTGGGAGCTGCCAAGGATGCGAAGCCGCGGACCGCGGAGCAGACGAAGGTCGTCGAAGCTGACATTCGTGGCGATCGTCGCACGCTGGTAACCGATAGCGCCATCCCAGCGACGATGGCCGTGATCTACTTGGGCCTGTTGATCTACTTCAAGTCGATTGGCGGCTACAAGGCGCTGAAGATCCACGAAGATCCGGTTGGCATTGCCGAAGCGTAG
- a CDS encoding dihydrofolate reductase, with product MPRLSLLVAVARNGVIGNRGELPWRLSADLKRFKQLTLGQTVLMGRKTYESIVAALGKPLPGRVSLVLSRQAEPVSVEATLPSVAIDGAGQVLLVRDVAAALSLAREQSELFVVGGGEIYALTLPQADRLYWTWVEAEPAGDTSFPRVEWNEWKLQQETRYTADARNQYDTTFAIYERAPT from the coding sequence ATGCCCAGGCTGTCGTTGCTGGTAGCGGTGGCGCGAAATGGGGTAATAGGAAATCGCGGGGAGTTGCCGTGGCGGTTGAGCGCGGACTTGAAGCGGTTCAAGCAGTTGACGCTAGGCCAGACAGTGCTGATGGGACGCAAGACGTACGAGTCGATCGTGGCGGCCTTGGGCAAACCCCTGCCGGGCAGAGTGAGCCTGGTGCTATCGCGGCAAGCGGAGCCCGTTAGTGTGGAGGCGACGTTGCCCAGCGTGGCTATTGATGGCGCGGGGCAGGTCTTATTGGTGCGCGATGTGGCGGCGGCGCTGAGCCTCGCGCGCGAGCAGTCAGAACTGTTTGTGGTCGGGGGCGGCGAGATTTACGCCCTCACGCTGCCGCAGGCAGATCGGTTGTACTGGACATGGGTCGAGGCGGAGCCGGCGGGAGATACGTCGTTTCCGCGGGTCGAGTGGAATGAATGGAAATTGCAGCAGGAAACCCGCTACACAGCTGACGCCCGCAACCAGTACGATACGACGTTCGCGATTTACGAGCGTGCTCCCACTTAG
- a CDS encoding DUF4440 domain-containing protein yields the protein MAASVTDELLQLNQTLLNAIISGDWATYESLCDPSITCFEAEARGQLVAGMAFHKYYFDLPGTPQKPAKVVTMSQPHVRLLGDSGAVLTYVRLNQSLDSAGGPQTSRVEETRVWQKMGGAWKHVHFHRSTHT from the coding sequence ATGGCTGCGAGTGTTACCGACGAACTGTTGCAACTGAACCAGACGCTGCTCAACGCGATCATCAGTGGCGATTGGGCGACGTACGAATCGCTCTGCGATCCGTCGATCACCTGCTTCGAGGCGGAGGCACGCGGGCAACTCGTCGCCGGAATGGCTTTTCACAAGTACTACTTCGATTTGCCTGGAACGCCGCAAAAGCCGGCGAAGGTGGTGACGATGAGTCAGCCCCATGTTCGCTTGCTCGGCGATAGCGGTGCGGTGCTGACCTACGTGCGACTGAATCAATCGCTCGACTCGGCTGGCGGTCCGCAGACTTCGCGTGTGGAAGAGACTCGCGTGTGGCAGAAGATGGGTGGCGCGTGGAAGCACGTACACTTCCATCGTTCGACACACACCTGA
- a CDS encoding S1C family serine protease → MPQIAGILVAIFLSLPFAHAQESKPAANQPAPNQAAVKAPDTAPSVAKTTLPASPAASPAAEETIDPRLAKIFAGANPSGIADLRLMQDHVRKISEKLQKATVGVQVGAAQGSGVIINKEGYVLTAAHVSGQPKRQVLFQLYDGRKLFGETLGLDRSVDGGLMKITEGKDFPHLEMGDSSKLREGQWVLATGHPGGYQSDRKPVLRLGRLLLVERTVLTTDCTLVGGDSGGPLFDMEGKVIGINSRIATPLTANMHVPVNTFKDTWDRMVKAEAWGHFPGQEPFLGVRGEKDAKNAKLAHVFPDSPAEKAGLKVGDIVEAFDGEVITDFPSLSAQVQQQQPGDRIKLKVKRGEETLELKLVLGKRGE, encoded by the coding sequence ATGCCCCAAATCGCGGGCATCTTGGTGGCGATCTTTCTCTCTCTCCCGTTTGCTCACGCCCAAGAGAGTAAGCCGGCGGCGAATCAGCCGGCACCCAATCAAGCTGCCGTCAAAGCACCGGATACGGCACCCTCTGTCGCGAAGACCACTTTGCCGGCATCTCCAGCAGCCTCGCCGGCGGCTGAAGAAACGATTGATCCGCGCCTGGCCAAGATTTTCGCCGGGGCCAATCCGAGCGGCATTGCCGACCTGCGACTGATGCAGGACCACGTTCGTAAGATCAGCGAAAAGCTGCAGAAGGCGACCGTGGGGGTGCAAGTTGGTGCTGCCCAGGGAAGCGGTGTCATTATTAATAAGGAAGGCTACGTGCTGACGGCCGCGCACGTTTCGGGACAGCCGAAGCGGCAAGTGTTGTTTCAGTTGTATGACGGTCGCAAGCTGTTCGGCGAGACGCTGGGGCTCGATCGGAGCGTTGACGGCGGCCTGATGAAGATCACCGAAGGGAAGGATTTCCCGCATTTGGAGATGGGGGATTCGTCGAAGCTGCGAGAAGGGCAATGGGTTCTCGCGACGGGGCATCCCGGTGGCTATCAATCGGACCGGAAGCCGGTTTTGCGGCTGGGGCGCTTGCTGCTGGTTGAGCGAACCGTGCTGACCACCGACTGCACGCTGGTGGGTGGCGATTCGGGCGGTCCGCTGTTCGATATGGAGGGGAAGGTCATCGGCATCAACAGCCGGATTGCGACGCCCCTAACGGCCAATATGCATGTGCCGGTGAATACGTTCAAAGATACCTGGGACCGGATGGTGAAGGCTGAGGCTTGGGGGCATTTTCCCGGCCAGGAGCCTTTTCTCGGTGTACGGGGTGAGAAAGATGCGAAGAATGCCAAGCTAGCTCACGTTTTCCCCGACTCCCCTGCGGAGAAGGCGGGGTTAAAGGTGGGGGATATTGTCGAGGCGTTCGACGGTGAGGTGATTACCGATTTTCCGTCTCTGTCGGCCCAAGTGCAGCAGCAGCAACCCGGAGATCGCATCAAATTGAAGGTAAAGCGAGGCGAAGAGACGTTGGAGTTGAAGCTCGTGCTCGGTAAGCGGGGAGAGTAG
- a CDS encoding S1C family serine protease, producing the protein MNLSAGSWMKWSLVPVALLALAPVSLRATERSHSKVLAAFRDVVKDPAQSTVRVFADGRKAALGAVVDSQGFVITKASELKGKLECQLLDGRRVTADLVGKDTTVDLALLKINAGKLHTIAWSDNIDASVGSWLITPGLELDPVAIGVVSVGARKIAAPSGALGVQLDQKDDVARIEKIMPDSAALRAGMEAGDIVLKVNTKDIKGRQNLIETVRGYMPGERIELVVKRGDKEMSITVTLGNLATLFHGGERAEFQNNLGGPLSERRAGFTLAIQHDTVLRPADCGGPIVDLDGKCLGINIARAGRVESYALPASLVREVIGKLKAAAEIAQKKVTEVSTPAESAKPQ; encoded by the coding sequence ATGAATTTGTCTGCCGGCAGTTGGATGAAGTGGTCGCTGGTCCCCGTAGCTTTGCTCGCGCTGGCTCCGGTATCGTTACGGGCCACGGAACGTTCGCACTCGAAAGTGCTCGCCGCGTTTCGCGATGTGGTGAAAGACCCCGCTCAGAGTACGGTCCGCGTGTTTGCGGATGGTCGCAAGGCGGCTCTGGGCGCGGTGGTCGATTCGCAGGGCTTTGTGATTACGAAGGCCAGCGAACTCAAGGGAAAGCTCGAATGTCAATTGCTCGACGGTCGCCGCGTGACGGCGGACCTGGTCGGCAAAGACACCACGGTCGACTTGGCTCTACTGAAGATTAACGCGGGCAAACTGCACACGATTGCCTGGTCGGACAATATCGACGCCTCGGTCGGTAGTTGGTTGATTACTCCGGGTCTGGAGCTCGATCCTGTCGCCATTGGCGTGGTGAGCGTAGGGGCCCGCAAAATCGCCGCTCCCTCGGGTGCGCTCGGTGTGCAGTTGGATCAAAAAGACGATGTAGCCCGAATCGAAAAGATCATGCCCGATAGCGCCGCCTTGCGAGCTGGCATGGAAGCGGGCGATATCGTACTGAAAGTGAATACGAAGGATATCAAGGGTCGGCAGAACCTGATCGAGACGGTGCGCGGTTATATGCCGGGCGAGCGGATCGAACTGGTCGTAAAGCGCGGCGACAAAGAGATGTCGATTACCGTCACGCTCGGCAACCTCGCCACGCTGTTTCATGGCGGGGAACGGGCTGAGTTTCAGAACAACCTGGGCGGCCCGCTAAGTGAGCGTCGCGCAGGGTTTACGCTTGCCATTCAGCACGATACGGTCTTGCGTCCCGCCGATTGCGGCGGCCCCATTGTCGATCTCGATGGCAAGTGCCTGGGCATCAACATTGCCCGCGCCGGCCGCGTCGAAAGTTATGCCCTGCCAGCTTCGCTGGTTCGGGAAGTGATTGGCAAACTGAAGGCTGCGGCGGAAATTGCCCAGAAGAAAGTGACGGAAGTCTCGACTCCTGCCGAATCGGCAAAACCGCAATAG
- a CDS encoding DUF4404 family protein, producing the protein MTDKADRLRAAIADLERELHNLEASDPETRALLQSAAADISTALHQATEEEGSLPDTSESRNLIEQKVLEFEASHPQISTALSRFIDMLGQIGI; encoded by the coding sequence ATGACCGACAAAGCTGACCGCCTGCGCGCCGCCATTGCCGACTTGGAGCGGGAGCTTCACAACCTCGAAGCGTCAGACCCCGAGACCCGGGCCCTGTTGCAATCGGCCGCCGCGGATATTTCAACCGCTTTGCATCAAGCGACGGAAGAGGAGGGTAGTCTTCCCGATACCAGCGAGTCGAGGAACCTGATTGAGCAGAAGGTCCTGGAGTTTGAAGCTTCGCACCCGCAGATCTCGACGGCCCTGAGTCGCTTCATCGACATGCTGGGGCAGATTGGCATTTAA
- a CDS encoding QcrA and Rieske domain-containing protein: MAKKMSVEEILAAAKAGGAKKPAEPAAPAPAAAAPDVEPVAAEAAPAAPAPKAAVKAGSMSAADILAMAKAGKKPAAPAAPAPVAAAAPVAEKPKPAPPKTDAAVAAAVPKDTASVLAAARKAAKPGPVSKAEAEAKGIAPVVPAGKKKLEAPPMPAKPAFARPAAAADPDRRTFMAAAAGALFGSSLAIGFTSLAVTHLMWVLGLARYMFPNILIEPPTRFKVGPPTNFGPGQVETKFIPEFGVWIVRYEFDGKPMIFALKAVCTHLGCTPNWLEAEQKFKCPCHGSGFYKDGINFEGPAPRPLERYAISLADDGQLEVDKSRTFNQEQGQWKDAASFVSV; the protein is encoded by the coding sequence ATGGCCAAAAAAATGTCGGTTGAAGAGATTCTTGCGGCTGCCAAAGCTGGTGGCGCGAAAAAGCCAGCCGAACCTGCTGCGCCTGCTCCTGCCGCAGCAGCTCCTGATGTCGAGCCTGTGGCAGCTGAAGCTGCTCCTGCAGCGCCGGCACCGAAGGCTGCGGTGAAGGCGGGCTCAATGAGTGCTGCCGATATTCTGGCGATGGCCAAGGCTGGCAAAAAGCCCGCTGCACCTGCTGCTCCCGCACCAGTCGCCGCTGCCGCACCGGTTGCTGAAAAGCCCAAGCCAGCGCCACCCAAGACTGATGCCGCAGTTGCGGCTGCGGTCCCCAAAGATACCGCGAGTGTCCTTGCCGCCGCTCGCAAAGCAGCGAAGCCAGGGCCTGTTTCCAAAGCAGAGGCCGAGGCGAAGGGGATTGCTCCTGTCGTTCCTGCTGGCAAGAAGAAGCTCGAAGCGCCGCCAATGCCAGCCAAGCCTGCGTTTGCTCGGCCGGCCGCGGCAGCTGACCCCGACCGCCGGACGTTTATGGCAGCGGCCGCTGGTGCGCTGTTTGGTTCGTCGTTGGCCATCGGCTTTACTTCGTTGGCCGTCACTCACTTGATGTGGGTGCTGGGTTTGGCTCGCTACATGTTTCCGAATATTTTGATCGAGCCGCCGACTCGGTTTAAGGTTGGTCCGCCGACAAACTTTGGGCCCGGTCAGGTTGAGACTAAATTCATTCCCGAGTTCGGTGTCTGGATTGTCCGCTACGAGTTCGATGGCAAGCCAATGATCTTTGCCTTAAAGGCTGTCTGCACGCACCTTGGCTGCACGCCGAACTGGCTTGAGGCCGAGCAAAAGTTTAAGTGTCCTTGCCACGGTAGTGGTTTCTATAAGGACGGCATTAACTTCGAAGGTCCGGCTCCTCGTCCGTTGGAGCGCTATGCCATTAGTCTGGCCGACGACGGCCAGTTGGAAGTCGATAAGAGCCGCACGTTCAACCAGGAGCAGGGGCAGTGGAAAGATGCTGCTTCGTTCGTCTCGGTTTAG
- a CDS encoding cytochrome b N-terminal domain-containing protein — MATLGEIIRESQIWKSVFRHPAPLDRRNRIVVMLTNFFLHLHPVSIKKQGIALSFTWCMGGVTFFLFLVETVTGVLLMFYYRPTLEWAYNDILALRDVTSLGILRELHRWGAHAMVITVWLHMYRVFLTGSYKPPREFNWVIGVILLLLTLLLSFTGYLLPWDQLAIWAITVGSNMARATPLLGYEGPGAMFLQVDGINMITNASDARFGLLGARFVGEETLNRFYVLHCVAIPLAVSLLLAIHFWRVRKDGGISGPL; from the coding sequence ATGGCCACGCTCGGCGAAATCATCCGCGAATCGCAGATTTGGAAGAGTGTCTTCCGTCATCCAGCTCCGTTGGATCGACGCAATCGCATCGTCGTGATGCTGACGAACTTCTTCCTGCACCTGCACCCCGTCTCCATCAAAAAGCAGGGCATTGCTCTCAGCTTTACGTGGTGCATGGGTGGTGTGACGTTCTTCCTGTTTCTGGTCGAAACCGTCACCGGCGTGCTGCTGATGTTTTATTATCGCCCCACGCTCGAGTGGGCGTACAACGATATCCTCGCGCTCCGCGATGTGACATCGCTCGGCATCTTGCGCGAGCTGCATCGCTGGGGTGCCCACGCGATGGTGATTACCGTTTGGCTGCATATGTACCGCGTGTTTCTCACGGGGTCGTACAAGCCGCCGCGTGAGTTCAACTGGGTGATCGGTGTCATCTTGCTCCTGCTCACGTTGCTCCTGTCCTTCACGGGCTACTTGCTCCCTTGGGATCAGCTGGCCATTTGGGCGATCACGGTGGGTTCGAACATGGCCCGTGCGACGCCGTTATTGGGCTACGAAGGTCCGGGTGCCATGTTCCTGCAGGTGGACGGCATCAACATGATTACGAACGCTTCCGACGCTCGCTTCGGTTTGCTCGGCGCGCGGTTCGTGGGCGAAGAAACGTTGAATCGTTTTTACGTGCTCCACTGTGTGGCGATTCCGCTGGCGGTTTCGCTGCTGCTGGCAATCCACTTCTGGCGAGTGCGTAAGGACGGCGGCATTAGCGGTCCGCTGTAG